A genomic segment from Spongiibacter sp. IMCC21906 encodes:
- a CDS encoding ATP-binding protein, producing MNFDIDGLFLIGIGYLMLLFAIAYAAERQLLPDRLIRHPLIYVLSLGVYASSFAVYGAVGFAQHYGYAFLNYYLGISAAMVLLPILLTPLHRICKTYRLNSLADLLSFRFRSQLVGSLATLFLAASIWPLLAIQIRTFADSTSMLSSSGHLAFKGFHFKELSAFGFCIIITLFTILFGSRSLTYKDSHRGLVVGLAFESAVKLIAMLLIGAAAVWSIFGGLDEMQAWLTSRPEVLQALTTNTQADAHRLMLVMFFAAAVCMPHLFHMLFTENPESDNLHTASWGMPLYLLLISLPILPILWAGQAVGLTMPSDYFTLGVPLHIDNPFLVIAAYIGGMSAASGVIIVATLALASMCLNHLVLPVYRPPGQEVNIYRWLLWTRQLLICAIILVAFLFYEMVPEQETLTDLLMISLTGGAQFLPAVVAVLYWPSANRTGFISGLSTGFVVWFIGLLLPMLAGIESIFSGPLNIFSLAAEQHWITVAATSLTLNAAVFVLVSLISDTPAEERSAAEACTLDDLNRPSRAALNLQDARQMKLRLQQVLGESAANQEFHRALEELKLKESETRPYALRRIRDRIEVNLSSLIGPSSARRVIDRTLPYTENIMGESEDINFIEERLEHYQSHLTGLAADLDSLRRYHRETLENLPIGVCALGQDQEILLWNMSMSDTTRITGSDITGSHLSGLPSAWAGLLQDFFISEDLHWSKRSIDTDRGLRWLNLHKTESGIMGRDELIVVVEDVTENQLLENELTHQERLASIGRLAAGVAHEIGNPVTGIASLAQNLRYDTDNPESLETASQIIKQTQRITTIVRSLVNFAHTGREDPTQAIEPVHIRASVDEALQLLNLDSTAHKVHFNNDCDDSIWVTGDTQRLLQVFINILSNARDASPLDGTITICANADQERAHITVTDQGHGIDSTLKDQIFEPFFTTKEPGKGTGLGLALVYSIIRDLRGEISIESPVTERGVGTRLHIYLPIIEPQQ from the coding sequence ATGAACTTTGACATAGATGGACTCTTTCTTATTGGCATCGGCTACCTTATGTTGCTGTTTGCCATTGCCTACGCAGCAGAAAGACAGCTATTACCAGACCGCTTAATTCGCCACCCTTTAATTTACGTTTTGTCTCTAGGCGTATACGCCAGCAGCTTTGCTGTCTACGGCGCCGTGGGCTTTGCACAACACTATGGCTATGCCTTTCTGAACTATTACTTAGGCATCTCAGCGGCGATGGTGCTACTGCCTATTTTGCTCACCCCGCTTCACCGAATTTGCAAAACCTATCGCCTCAACTCGCTGGCAGACCTGCTCAGTTTCCGTTTTCGCAGCCAGCTTGTCGGGTCGCTTGCCACTTTATTTTTAGCGGCATCAATCTGGCCATTACTGGCCATACAAATTCGCACGTTTGCCGACTCCACAAGCATGCTGAGCAGTAGCGGGCATCTTGCATTTAAAGGCTTTCACTTCAAGGAACTCAGCGCTTTTGGTTTTTGCATAATCATTACGCTGTTTACCATCTTGTTCGGTTCTCGCAGCCTTACCTATAAAGATAGCCACAGAGGATTAGTCGTGGGGCTTGCCTTTGAGTCGGCCGTCAAACTCATTGCAATGCTACTCATCGGTGCCGCCGCCGTATGGTCTATTTTTGGCGGCCTCGATGAAATGCAGGCATGGCTGACAAGCCGGCCCGAGGTGCTGCAAGCCCTCACCACCAATACCCAGGCAGACGCGCACCGCCTAATGCTGGTCATGTTCTTTGCCGCCGCCGTATGTATGCCGCACTTATTCCACATGCTGTTTACCGAAAACCCCGAAAGCGACAATTTACACACTGCCAGCTGGGGCATGCCGCTCTACCTGCTTTTAATCAGCCTGCCAATATTACCTATTTTATGGGCGGGCCAAGCGGTGGGGCTAACCATGCCCAGCGACTATTTCACGCTGGGCGTTCCGCTGCATATAGATAACCCTTTTCTAGTCATTGCCGCCTACATTGGCGGCATGTCGGCAGCCAGTGGCGTCATTATTGTTGCGACGCTGGCGCTGGCCTCTATGTGCCTCAATCATTTAGTGCTGCCGGTTTATCGTCCACCGGGCCAAGAAGTGAATATTTACCGCTGGCTGCTCTGGACGCGGCAACTGCTTATCTGCGCGATTATTTTAGTCGCGTTTTTATTTTATGAGATGGTCCCCGAGCAAGAGACCCTCACCGACTTGCTAATGATCTCCCTTACTGGTGGCGCTCAGTTCCTGCCCGCAGTTGTTGCCGTCTTATACTGGCCCTCCGCCAACCGAACCGGCTTTATCAGTGGTTTAAGTACCGGTTTTGTGGTCTGGTTTATCGGTCTATTGCTACCCATGCTGGCTGGCATCGAGAGCATTTTCTCTGGCCCCCTCAATATTTTCTCTCTTGCAGCCGAACAGCATTGGATTACTGTTGCCGCCACCTCATTAACGCTTAACGCTGCTGTGTTTGTACTGGTCTCATTGATTAGCGATACTCCAGCAGAAGAACGCAGCGCCGCCGAAGCTTGTACATTAGACGATCTAAACCGGCCCAGCCGCGCGGCACTCAACCTGCAAGATGCCCGACAAATGAAACTGCGCTTACAGCAAGTGCTGGGGGAAAGTGCCGCCAACCAAGAATTCCACCGCGCACTGGAAGAGCTCAAACTCAAAGAGTCTGAGACTCGACCCTATGCACTGCGCCGTATTAGAGACCGTATCGAAGTTAACCTGTCATCATTAATCGGCCCCTCCAGTGCCCGCCGCGTCATTGACCGCACGCTGCCCTATACCGAAAACATTATGGGCGAAAGCGAAGACATTAACTTTATCGAGGAGCGTCTAGAGCATTACCAAAGCCACCTAACCGGCCTGGCTGCCGACTTAGACAGCCTCAGACGCTACCACCGCGAAACATTAGAGAACCTGCCCATTGGGGTCTGCGCTCTGGGGCAAGACCAAGAAATTTTGCTGTGGAATATGTCTATGTCAGACACCACCCGCATCACGGGAAGCGATATTACCGGCTCCCATCTAAGCGGCCTTCCCAGTGCTTGGGCGGGTTTGCTGCAAGACTTCTTTATCAGCGAAGATCTGCATTGGAGTAAACGCAGCATCGACACTGACCGCGGGCTACGCTGGCTAAACCTGCACAAAACTGAGTCAGGGATAATGGGCCGGGATGAACTTATCGTGGTTGTCGAGGATGTCACCGAAAACCAGCTACTCGAAAATGAGCTAACCCACCAGGAGCGTCTTGCCTCGATTGGTCGTTTAGCTGCAGGGGTTGCCCACGAAATTGGCAACCCAGTCACCGGCATCGCCTCACTCGCCCAAAACCTGCGTTACGACACCGATAACCCCGAGAGTCTAGAAACCGCATCTCAAATTATTAAGCAAACCCAGCGTATTACCACTATTGTCCGCAGCTTAGTGAACTTTGCCCACACAGGAAGGGAAGACCCGACCCAGGCAATAGAACCTGTACATATACGCGCCTCTGTAGATGAAGCGTTGCAACTGCTCAACCTTGACAGTACCGCCCATAAAGTACATTTCAACAATGATTGTGACGACAGTATTTGGGTCACCGGCGACACTCAACGGTTACTACAAGTGTTTATCAACATTTTATCTAATGCCAGAGATGCCAGCCCGCTTGATGGCACAATCACCATTTGTGCCAATGCCGACCAAGAGCGCGCCCATATCACCGTTACCGACCAAGGCCACGGTATAGACAGTACGTTAAAAGACCAAATTTTCGAGCCCTTCTTTACCACCAAAGAACCGGGCAAAGGCACGGGCCTCGGTCTCGCCTTAGTCTATAGCATCATCCGCGACCTACGCGGCGAAATCAGCATTGAGAGTCCTGTCACCGAAAGGGGCGTAGGAACACGGCTGCATATTTACCTGCCTATTATCGAGCCCCAGCAATGA
- the gluQRS gene encoding tRNA glutamyl-Q(34) synthetase GluQRS yields MPQNGPKYVGRFAPSPSGPLHIGSLLAALASYLDAKAHCGTWLLRIEDIDPPREEQGAAQSIIDSLRCHGLIWDGEISWQHQHSHAFEQTLETLLHADELFQCSCSRRQLARNNGLHQRPCIAPLNPDSFALRLKADQREIHFIDRLQGPQHEHMSNAVGDTILKRRDGLYAYQLAVVVDDISSGITDIVRGVDLLDSTARQIYLQQKLSAPTPRYLHIPVLTDTSGDKLSKQRAAPALDNNLSVSNIRRCLQHLGQPTPPASLKNCEDILHWATAHWRVEDIPAQTHILA; encoded by the coding sequence ATGCCTCAAAACGGACCCAAATATGTGGGCCGCTTTGCGCCCTCTCCTTCCGGCCCCTTGCATATCGGCTCCCTGCTGGCTGCACTGGCAAGCTACCTCGACGCCAAGGCACATTGCGGCACATGGCTGCTACGCATCGAAGATATTGATCCGCCCCGAGAAGAACAAGGCGCCGCCCAGTCGATCATTGACAGCTTGCGTTGCCACGGCCTTATTTGGGATGGCGAGATCAGCTGGCAGCATCAACACAGTCATGCTTTTGAGCAAACGCTAGAAACACTCTTACACGCCGACGAACTCTTTCAATGCAGCTGCTCTCGACGTCAACTCGCTCGCAACAATGGCTTGCATCAACGCCCCTGCATTGCGCCCTTAAATCCTGACAGCTTTGCCTTGCGGCTTAAGGCCGATCAGCGAGAAATTCATTTTATTGATCGCCTCCAAGGCCCCCAGCACGAACACATGAGCAACGCTGTGGGTGACACTATTTTAAAACGCCGGGACGGTCTTTATGCATACCAGCTGGCGGTTGTCGTCGATGATATCAGCAGTGGCATTACCGACATCGTCAGAGGGGTCGACTTGCTGGACTCCACCGCCCGGCAAATTTACTTACAACAAAAGCTAAGCGCGCCAACACCACGCTACCTGCACATCCCGGTGTTAACCGACACATCCGGCGACAAACTCAGCAAACAACGAGCAGCGCCTGCGCTGGACAACAACCTTTCAGTCAGCAATATTCGACGCTGCCTCCAGCACCTTGGCCAGCCAACGCCACCCGCATCGCTGAAAAATTGCGAAGATATCCTTCATTGGGCTACCGCCCACTGGCGAGTAGAAGATATTCCCGCCCAAACCCATATCTTGGCCTGA
- the dksA gene encoding RNA polymerase-binding protein DksA: MAAKQKEAETLKPFVPYKAKKGEAYMNEDQKNHFREILYSWKSELMQEVDRTVSHMKDEAANFPDPADRATQEEEFSLELRTRDRERKLIKKIDSTLDLIDEDDYGFCDTCGVEIGIKRLEARPTATLCIDCKTLDEIKERQERG, encoded by the coding sequence ATGGCTGCAAAGCAAAAAGAAGCAGAAACGCTAAAACCCTTCGTTCCCTATAAAGCGAAGAAGGGCGAAGCCTATATGAACGAAGACCAGAAGAATCACTTTCGGGAGATTCTATACAGCTGGAAATCGGAATTGATGCAAGAGGTCGATAGAACGGTGTCTCATATGAAAGACGAGGCCGCCAACTTCCCCGACCCTGCAGATAGGGCAACCCAGGAAGAAGAGTTCAGTCTTGAACTGCGCACCCGCGATCGCGAGCGCAAACTTATTAAGAAAATTGACTCGACTCTCGACCTGATCGACGAAGACGACTATGGTTTTTGCGACACCTGTGGTGTCGAAATTGGCATAAAACGGCTGGAAGCTCGTCCGACAGCAACCCTGTGCATTGACTGCAAAACCCTAGACGAAATCAAAGAGCGTCAAGAGCGCGGCTGA
- a CDS encoding pyridoxal phosphate-dependent aminotransferase, protein MTAKFAARVADIEPFRVVEVLTRAKQLASQGRDIVHMAAGEPDFATAEPIVDAAVKALRCGQTHYTPAVGIPELREAISDYYRSDYGLDISPERIVVTPGASGALLLLSALLMAPGEGMLMADPGYPCNRHFLRLVEGEGQLVPVGPQDRFQLNAALAEAAWQRNTSGVIVASPANPTGEILSRSQLQGLHELCQRRGGHLIVDEIYHGLSYNGAAPSILSITDDAFVINSFSKYFGMTGWRLGWIVAPEAAVPELEKMAQNFFISPSTVAQYAALAAFLPETRRILDRRREELVQRRDFLYPALTALGFDIPHKPEGAFYLYAGIDKFEQSTEAFCLQLLEEHGIAITPGIDFGKHNAQRHVRFAYTTSMAQLEKAVARLEALYS, encoded by the coding sequence GTGACAGCAAAATTTGCAGCCAGAGTCGCCGACATCGAGCCATTTCGCGTGGTTGAGGTGTTGACTCGTGCCAAGCAGTTGGCGTCCCAGGGCCGAGACATTGTGCATATGGCCGCAGGCGAGCCAGATTTTGCAACGGCAGAGCCGATTGTCGATGCGGCGGTGAAAGCGCTGCGCTGTGGTCAAACGCATTACACGCCAGCGGTGGGGATTCCCGAATTGCGAGAGGCAATTTCGGACTACTACCGCAGCGATTACGGTCTAGATATTTCCCCTGAGCGGATCGTTGTCACCCCCGGTGCATCTGGTGCTTTGTTGTTGCTGTCAGCGCTGTTAATGGCCCCGGGTGAGGGTATGTTGATGGCGGACCCTGGGTATCCTTGCAATCGTCACTTTTTGCGACTGGTGGAAGGTGAAGGGCAATTGGTACCGGTTGGGCCGCAAGATCGCTTTCAGCTGAATGCAGCGTTGGCTGAGGCGGCGTGGCAGCGTAATACCAGCGGCGTGATTGTGGCTTCGCCAGCTAATCCCACCGGCGAAATTTTGAGCCGTTCACAGCTGCAAGGCCTGCATGAACTCTGCCAACGGCGCGGCGGTCATTTGATTGTGGACGAGATCTATCACGGCCTGAGTTACAACGGGGCTGCGCCAAGTATTTTGTCTATTACTGATGACGCTTTTGTGATTAATAGCTTCTCGAAATATTTTGGCATGACCGGGTGGCGTCTTGGTTGGATAGTGGCGCCGGAGGCTGCGGTGCCTGAGCTGGAAAAAATGGCGCAAAACTTTTTTATCTCGCCTTCAACCGTAGCGCAATATGCTGCCTTGGCGGCCTTTCTGCCAGAAACCCGCCGCATTTTGGATCGGCGGCGTGAGGAGCTTGTGCAGCGCCGAGACTTTTTGTATCCGGCGCTGACGGCCTTGGGTTTTGATATTCCTCACAAGCCTGAGGGTGCGTTTTACCTCTATGCTGGCATCGACAAATTTGAGCAAAGTACTGAGGCGTTTTGCTTGCAGCTGCTTGAAGAGCACGGCATTGCGATTACCCCCGGTATTGATTTTGGCAAGCATAATGCCCAGCGTCATGTGCGTTTTGCTTACACTACGAGTATGGCGCAGTTGGAAAAAGCGGTTGCTCGACTCGAGGCGCTGTACTCCTGA
- a CDS encoding group III truncated hemoglobin has protein sequence MKHSTENPDICNRDDLVDLLNAFYAQVLNDPIIGFYFTDVVHFSLAEHIPKVADFWTAQLFGSLNYQGRTFETHLALHRHTAITRHHFHRWLHLFSTSIDARYAGVNADALKHRAQTIATSMATALSKQATTLGEAEGIFIPPAIQHQEYSASSRATAFSNCAILVV, from the coding sequence ATGAAGCACTCCACCGAAAACCCAGACATCTGCAATCGCGACGATCTAGTCGATTTGCTTAACGCCTTCTACGCTCAAGTGTTAAACGATCCTATCATTGGCTTTTATTTTACCGACGTCGTGCATTTCTCCCTTGCAGAGCATATCCCTAAAGTGGCCGACTTCTGGACAGCTCAACTTTTTGGCAGTCTAAACTACCAAGGCCGCACCTTTGAAACTCACCTTGCCTTGCATCGCCATACCGCCATCACCCGTCACCACTTTCATCGCTGGCTGCATTTATTTTCTACCAGCATTGACGCACGGTACGCTGGTGTAAATGCCGACGCACTGAAGCACCGCGCTCAAACTATCGCCACCTCCATGGCCACAGCACTGAGCAAACAGGCAACAACCTTAGGTGAAGCAGAGGGAATCTTTATTCCTCCCGCCATTCAACATCAGGAGTACAGCGCCTCGAGTCGAGCAACCGCTTTTTCCAACTGCGCCATACTCGTAGTGTAA
- a CDS encoding CoA pyrophosphatase: MQSVVDGLKHFRPRRRWWRRWVKRSAVALIMRQRGDEMQVLMIERAEREGDPWSGHMAFPGGRMDKGDMTGLRTAMRETEEETGIYLGRAGHCIGRLSDIVSRPHSGRRPMVVTPYVFHLHTAVSITPNYEVAEAVWVPLDFLQNEEHRQSMQWQRGTLKLTLPCYFYEGKRIWGMSLRMLDELMTVIKS; encoded by the coding sequence TTGCAATCAGTAGTTGATGGACTTAAACATTTTCGCCCCCGACGGCGGTGGTGGCGACGCTGGGTAAAACGCTCGGCTGTGGCTCTCATTATGCGCCAGCGCGGCGATGAAATGCAGGTGTTGATGATTGAGCGGGCCGAGCGAGAAGGCGACCCATGGTCTGGGCACATGGCTTTTCCCGGTGGTCGTATGGACAAGGGGGATATGACCGGCTTGCGCACGGCGATGCGCGAGACAGAAGAAGAAACCGGGATCTATCTTGGTCGAGCGGGACACTGTATTGGTCGCTTGTCGGATATTGTCAGTCGCCCCCACTCTGGTCGTCGGCCAATGGTGGTGACGCCATATGTTTTCCATCTGCATACAGCGGTGAGTATTACCCCCAATTACGAAGTGGCCGAGGCGGTTTGGGTGCCGCTTGATTTTTTGCAGAACGAGGAGCATCGGCAGTCAATGCAATGGCAGAGAGGGACGCTTAAGCTCACCTTACCCTGCTATTTTTACGAAGGTAAACGGATTTGGGGAATGTCGCTGCGAATGCTGGATGAGCTTATGACCGTGATAAAATCCTGA
- a CDS encoding TIGR04219 family outer membrane beta-barrel protein, giving the protein MKKELLAAAVLATATGVAQADIVGLTAGAYIWKQSWDGDVRSGPTANDEISLKDDFGYDDETGNSFFVALEHPVPLLPNVRLQRTELEISERSTLNRSFTFEDRVYTAGDTVDSTTDLGHTDATFYYEILDNWVNLDVGFSVRVFDGEVRLKSSAFDESLDLDAPLPMAYANARFDLPFSGLYASAVGNVVAFDGNSVTDITMGIGYEVGITAIELNYRNFDVSLEDGDEEAGITVDGIYLGVVIDI; this is encoded by the coding sequence ATGAAGAAGGAATTACTGGCCGCTGCCGTGTTGGCCACCGCGACTGGCGTAGCCCAAGCAGATATCGTAGGCCTAACCGCCGGTGCTTATATATGGAAACAAAGCTGGGACGGTGATGTTCGTTCCGGCCCCACTGCCAACGATGAAATTAGCCTTAAAGACGATTTCGGCTACGACGACGAAACCGGCAATAGCTTTTTTGTAGCCTTAGAACATCCAGTGCCGTTACTGCCCAATGTCCGTCTACAACGTACTGAGCTTGAGATTTCCGAGCGCTCAACCTTGAACCGCAGCTTCACATTTGAAGATAGAGTTTACACAGCGGGCGATACCGTAGACTCCACCACCGACCTCGGCCACACTGACGCCACCTTTTACTATGAAATTTTAGACAACTGGGTAAATCTGGACGTAGGCTTTAGCGTTCGCGTATTTGACGGTGAAGTGCGCCTGAAATCCAGTGCCTTCGATGAGTCATTAGACTTAGATGCACCACTCCCCATGGCCTATGCCAACGCTCGCTTCGACTTGCCCTTTAGTGGCCTGTACGCTTCAGCGGTGGGCAACGTCGTTGCCTTTGACGGCAATAGCGTCACGGATATCACTATGGGTATCGGCTACGAAGTGGGCATTACCGCCATTGAACTTAACTATCGCAATTTTGATGTCAGCCTAGAAGACGGCGACGAAGAAGCCGGCATCACTGTTGACGGTATTTACTTGGGTGTTGTTATCGACATTTAA
- the hemB gene encoding porphobilinogen synthase: MSKSLQRGSFPATRMRRMRASDFSRRLMRENALTVDDLIYPMFVCEGKENRQTIASMPGIERLSIDLLVKEAKLLVSLGIPAIALFPVVDSTKKSLLAEEAYNPNGLAQQAIKAIKDAAPELGVITDVALDPYTVHGQDGITDDNGYVLNDQTVETLSRQALAQADAGADVVAPSDMMDGRIAAVRHTLEEAAHINTRILAYSAKYASSYYGPFRDAVGSSGNLGGGNKYSYQMDPANSDEALHECALDIAEGADMIMVKPGMPYLDIVRRVKDELAVPTYAYQVSGEYAMHCAAFAQGWLSKDAVMMESLLAFKRAGADGILSYFAKDVAILLNA; encoded by the coding sequence ATGAGCAAGTCACTGCAGCGGGGCAGCTTTCCCGCCACTCGAATGCGGCGCATGCGCGCCAGTGATTTCAGCCGCCGTTTAATGCGAGAAAATGCCCTGACGGTAGATGACTTGATCTATCCCATGTTTGTCTGTGAAGGCAAAGAAAACCGGCAAACCATCGCCTCAATGCCCGGCATCGAACGCCTGAGCATTGACCTCCTTGTCAAAGAAGCCAAGCTGCTAGTCAGCCTGGGCATTCCCGCAATCGCGCTGTTCCCGGTCGTCGACTCGACAAAAAAATCCCTGCTAGCGGAAGAAGCCTACAACCCCAATGGTCTTGCCCAGCAGGCGATCAAAGCCATCAAAGACGCTGCCCCTGAACTGGGGGTCATCACCGACGTAGCCTTAGACCCCTACACCGTTCACGGCCAAGACGGTATCACTGATGACAACGGCTATGTGCTGAATGACCAAACCGTAGAAACGCTTAGCCGCCAAGCACTGGCGCAAGCCGATGCTGGTGCTGATGTGGTTGCCCCCTCGGATATGATGGATGGCAGAATCGCCGCCGTACGCCATACTTTGGAAGAAGCAGCTCATATCAACACCCGTATTCTGGCTTATTCCGCAAAATATGCATCAAGCTACTACGGGCCATTTCGAGACGCCGTGGGGTCATCGGGAAATTTGGGCGGCGGTAACAAATACAGCTACCAAATGGACCCCGCCAACAGCGACGAAGCCCTGCACGAATGCGCCCTGGACATTGCCGAAGGTGCCGATATGATTATGGTCAAACCCGGCATGCCCTATTTGGATATTGTGCGCCGGGTAAAAGACGAACTTGCCGTACCCACGTACGCTTACCAAGTCAGTGGTGAATACGCCATGCATTGCGCCGCGTTCGCCCAAGGCTGGCTCAGCAAAGATGCGGTCATGATGGAGTCTCTACTGGCCTTTAAACGCGCTGGCGCCGACGGCATACTCAGTTACTTTGCCAAAGACGTGGCAATATTACTGAATGCCTAG
- the hemL gene encoding glutamate-1-semialdehyde 2,1-aminomutase codes for MSSTTPSRNEELFLAAQRHIPGGVNSPVRAFRAVGGIPRFIERAEGPYIFDADGKRYIDYVLSWGPMLLGHAHPAVIAAVTEQLQHGLSFGAPTEIETRLADKICDIMPGMDMVRMVNSGTEATMSAIRLARGATGRDKIIKFEGCYHGHSDSLLIKAGSGALTFGTPSSPGVPTALAEHTITLSYNDIDGVKKAFAEIGEQVACVIVEPVAGNMNCVPPIPGFLESLREACDQYGSLFIIDEVMTGFRLGLQGAQGHYGVTADITCLGKVIGGGMPVAAFGGKQEIMTQLAPSGPIYQAGTLSGNPVAMAAGLCMLEHIEQPGFYEPVFANTATLVEGLRQRADAAGIAMTSNHVGSMFGVFFTEEEQVCNYQQVMACDGDRFNRFFHGMLDAGVYLAPASFEAGFLSAAHREQDIAATLDAAEHVFSTLK; via the coding sequence ATGTCCAGCACTACCCCGTCTCGCAACGAAGAACTTTTCCTGGCTGCCCAGCGCCACATTCCCGGCGGTGTAAATTCACCGGTACGCGCCTTTCGCGCAGTTGGCGGCATCCCACGCTTTATTGAGCGGGCCGAAGGTCCCTATATTTTTGATGCCGACGGCAAACGCTATATCGACTACGTTTTGTCTTGGGGGCCAATGTTGCTAGGGCACGCCCACCCCGCCGTCATTGCCGCTGTGACAGAACAGCTTCAACACGGCCTTAGCTTTGGCGCCCCTACCGAAATCGAAACTCGGCTGGCCGATAAAATTTGCGACATCATGCCCGGCATGGACATGGTCCGCATGGTGAACTCTGGCACCGAAGCGACGATGAGTGCCATTCGGCTAGCTCGCGGCGCCACTGGTCGGGACAAAATCATCAAGTTTGAAGGCTGCTATCATGGCCACTCAGACTCACTGCTTATTAAGGCGGGATCCGGTGCGCTCACCTTTGGCACCCCCAGCTCACCAGGGGTGCCCACGGCACTGGCTGAGCACACCATCACTCTGAGCTACAACGATATCGACGGCGTGAAAAAAGCGTTTGCTGAAATTGGCGAGCAAGTGGCTTGCGTCATTGTTGAACCCGTAGCAGGCAATATGAATTGCGTGCCACCCATTCCCGGCTTTTTAGAAAGCCTGCGCGAAGCCTGTGATCAGTACGGCAGCCTCTTCATTATTGACGAAGTCATGACCGGCTTTCGCTTGGGCTTGCAGGGCGCCCAAGGTCATTACGGTGTTACCGCCGACATTACGTGCTTGGGCAAAGTGATCGGTGGCGGCATGCCTGTCGCGGCCTTTGGCGGCAAGCAAGAAATCATGACCCAGCTCGCCCCTAGCGGCCCGATTTATCAAGCCGGTACGCTGTCAGGCAACCCTGTCGCGATGGCGGCGGGGCTATGTATGCTGGAGCACATTGAGCAACCCGGTTTCTACGAACCCGTGTTTGCCAACACCGCAACCCTCGTCGAAGGCCTCCGTCAGCGCGCCGACGCAGCAGGCATCGCCATGACCAGCAATCACGTGGGTAGCATGTTCGGGGTTTTCTTTACCGAAGAAGAACAAGTTTGTAATTACCAACAAGTGATGGCCTGCGACGGTGATCGCTTTAATCGCTTTTTTCATGGCATGCTCGACGCCGGGGTATACCTCGCCCCCGCTTCCTTTGAGGCAGGCTTTTTATCCGCTGCCCATCGCGAGCAGGATATTGCCGCTACCCTAGATGCTGCCGAGCACGTTTTTTCCACACTGAAATGA